A genomic window from Pyxicephalus adspersus chromosome 2, UCB_Pads_2.0, whole genome shotgun sequence includes:
- the MED7 gene encoding mediator of RNA polymerase II transcription subunit 7, with translation MGEPQQVSALPLPPLQYYKEFTDENVRKGLVPKPPPPIKDSYMMFGNQFQCDDIIIRPLESQGIERLHPQQFDHKKELRKLNMSILINFLDLLDILIRSPGSIKREEKLEDMKLLFVHMHHLINEYRPHQARETLRVMMEVQKRHRLETAERFQKHLERVAEMIQNCLTSLPDDLPLPDGDVTIKTERVEEPCSDHKDTPTEAATSTKHTPIDKDAAMCVIIDEMT, from the coding sequence ATGGGAGAGCCTCAGCAAGTGAGTGCTTTGCCCTTACCGCCATTACAGTACTACAAAGagttcacagatgaaaatgtccGCAAGGGATTGGTCCCCAAACCGCCACCCCCTATCAAGGACAGCTACATGATGTTTGGTAACCAGTTCCAATGTGATGACATTATCATCCGGCCCCTGGAGAGCCAGGGCATCGAGCGGCTGCATCCTCAGCAGTTTGATCACAAAAAAGAACTGCGGAAGCTCAACATGTCCATACTGATCAACTTCCTGGACCTCCTAGACATCTTGATACGAAGTCCTGGAAGTATAAAGCGGGAGGAGAAGCTGGAGGACATGAAACTTCTGTTCGTTCACATGCACCACCTCATCAACGAGTACCGACCCCACCAAGCCCGGGAGACCCTGAGGGTGATGATGGAGGTCCAGAAAAGACATCGCTTAGAGACCGCAGAGAGGTTTCAGAAGCATCTCGAGAGGGTGGCGGAGATGATCCAGAACTGTTTGACCTCGTTGCCTGATGATCTGCCCCTGCCTGATGGTGATGTCACCATTAAGACTGAACGTGTAGAAGAGCCTTGTTCTGACCACAAGGACACCCCCACAGAGGCTGCCACTTCAACCAAACACACCCCAATAGACAAAGATGCAGCCATGTGTGTTATCATTGATGAGATGACATAG